TCACGCAAGTAgttgttgaaatattcaacATCCTTTCGCACCTCATCAATCTTTTCAGCATGTTTGTTAAAAACATGTTTGCGAACGAAATCCGGACCCTTAAACTTTTTGCCAGATAGAGGGCATAGCCATTTGTCTTTGGCAAGTTCCTGTGTGTTGGCAGCAACGAACTTTTCGACCTCGCTGAAACAAAATGTATAATTATGTAAAATGTCGcaagaaaaagtaataaaaaagaattcctTACGCTTTCGATTCTTTCAAACCCAATTTACTCGCTTCTTCATCACTTAGCCGTTTGATTGGCTCCAGAAATGATGCAATCTTATTCTCGAAAGATCGACAATAgtcattgatttcattttgggtAACCTACATTCCGAATAAATACATGTttcaactaaaaaaacaacattctttttaaatttatgctTTCGCACAGGCGATATTACTTTGGATGACGGAGGAATTCCACGAGCATGCATAATGCCACATCGGTTCGGCATTTCATCTTCATTCGGATATTCGCAATGATTGTAGTAATCAACCGAGTGAACAATACGCAAGTAGAAGAGCAGACGATCCAGCACTTTAATAAGTTCGTCGTCTCTAGTCAATCCTGCAGCTGCTTCAGCTTCTTCGCCTTCTTCATTAGCTGAGGCACCCAAGAGCTCTTCCTCTTCAGCAGAAGCTTCTTCGATCAAAAAATCGGTTATGTTGTTCAGAACCGGGTTGCGACTGGTGCCAGAGAAAGTAAGTGTAGAATCAGCGACCGAAGAATGTTTAGCTTTATCATTCTCTTCCTCAGCCCATAGTCCCAAACGTGCATCTAAGTTTTGGATGATTTTGGCTGCTAAACGAATGTCGTTCCTCACAACTTGTTTATGCGATGTTATGCCACTAACGGTACGGATGCGACGACTTAGATCCCGGTTCACAATGGCTCCCAATTCGGTGTCACGtagctaaaattaaaaaaaaaaaaaacagttaataTTACCCATTAGTCATACAGTAATTAATTGTTACTTATAGAAACATACTCGAATGTTGTTCAAATTCCAACAAATCTCTTTGATGTTAACATTGCGCTCAAACGTCACCCAACCACGGCGAAACCATCTGCGTTCTGGCTGAGGATCAGCAATAGCAGCACGTAAAAATCCAGGATACCGTTTGCACATCTTCATTAAACAAAGCTAAAGATTAGAAAACTGaatctaacaaaaaaaattagaaactcTCATTACCGCTTCGACTTCCAGTTTGGTAATGGTAGGTGCCAAATTACGGAGAAATATGGAGGCAGTCCGATGCAATTCTCGGGGAAGAACTGGCCcgccattttcctttttttcttcctccttgctttcatcttcatcaactttttctttggcaTCATCTTTTACTGGAATTTCATCAGCTGCTTCGGTTTCCCTAGGACTACCCTCACCACCAGCTGGCTTACCATCAGGGCTTTGAGGAGCTTCAGATATTTCCGATTGTTCCTTTCCTTCCCGCTCCCAGTCGCTTCCACTATCCGATTCAAATCcgcttcgttttcttttgccacctttaaaataaatataaaaaatactgGTAAGGCAGTGCGtcaaaaattaataacaatGAATTCCTACTGTTATTAGGACTTTTTGGGTCAGAGCTAATTTCCATTTTGGAGTCCTCGATCACACCATCTTCTTTAGCATCGTCGCCTTCGCCCaaatcatcattttctttatcttcaATCTCCTT
The sequence above is drawn from the Daphnia pulicaria isolate SC F1-1A chromosome 1, SC_F0-13Bv2, whole genome shotgun sequence genome and encodes:
- the LOC124340114 gene encoding serrate RNA effector molecule homolog, with translation MGDSDDDYDRRRRDKFRGERSEYRGAGESGRREERGNPRREEWNDSRGIMEPRRGESWSQRGSRSQPRHEYRESYRGRERYSPAGGYDAPQAPKRMRPDWEDRRYGFDAGYGPNIGSSWGQNEPVINTPPNAGNFSGSSSRGEEFPTQPPMMSFKAFLAAHDDSISDEEAVKKYAEYKLEFRRQQLNEFFTSHKDEEWFKLKYHPEENQKRKNEHKAHIELRMKTILDLMAEGSFDQVTIDADQSEKLVKLLDTVVIKLEGGNELDLQVLDNPPQPTADKQPIKIQEKVIKEIEDKENDDLGEGDDAKEDGVIEDSKMEISSDPKSPNNSGKRKRSGFESDSGSDWEREGKEQSEISEAPQSPDGKPAGGEGSPRETEAADEIPVKDDAKEKVDEDESKEEEKKENGGPVLPRELHRTASIFLRNLAPTITKLEVEAMCKRYPGFLRAAIADPQPERRWFRRGWVTFERNVNIKEICWNLNNIRLRDTELGAIVNRDLSRRIRTVSGITSHKQVVRNDIRLAAKIIQNLDARLGLWAEEENDKAKHSSVADSTLTFSGTSRNPVLNNITDFLIEEASAEEEELLGASANEEGEEAEAAAGLTRDDELIKVLDRLLFYLRIVHSVDYYNHCEYPNEDEMPNRCGIMHARGIPPSSKVTQNEINDYCRSFENKIASFLEPIKRLSDEEASKLGLKESKAEVEKFVAANTQELAKDKWLCPLSGKKFKGPDFVRKHVFNKHAEKIDEVRKDVEYFNNYLRDPKRPQLPEHPGNRAAGVRPSPMNESQRGEHFGPPGGFGYGAFNYGGGRGGYVGGGFGGPPQINSFSNAGGGGGRDFGFGGRNNRGGRGRGGGPRHMSHYRDLDRPNDEEF